The DNA segment catgatctttagcggcgctttccccacaaacaccgctaaaggtcatggcctttagcggctcttttcccacaaacgccactaaaagccatgttctttagcagcgcttttcccAAAAACTCCGCTAAaagtcataaaattttaaaaaatatattataaaatattataaagtcatgaaaaatataaaaaaattaaaattcattatcaaaatattgagaagaataatgtccatgatataaatataaaaaatttctattaaaattcattatcaaattaaaataaaaataaaaatatagaatcaaaactaaaataaataataaaaattagattaaatataaatataaataaaatatagcaaGTCTTTTACTAACAACAAGTCCAAATACAACATTTTGTTTGCGAACCTAAACAACACTGAAAATGCAAAGGTATTTTATAAAAGACAAATCGCTAAGTTTTGAACTAGGAATTCTAATACCTCAGACGACAATGCAAAGTTTAAAGCTTCATAAACTACACTCTCATCAGGACAAGATGCCGATGAACCTACAAACAGAGGGGAAAAATATTATAGATTTGAATAGTCTGAAAGTATCTAAAGGATTTTTGCACACTACTCCAGTCTGTTAATGCAGAAGTCATTGAAAAGGCTGTGCATAATATGTACctacaacatacaaaataatgTAACGTGAAACCCAAATCCGTTAACTACAAAATTGCAGGAAAAGAGAGAACAACTTAATATTTAGGTTAATTTGGTTTTTTTGTTAACGAAACAAAATTAACCTTCAAGATTTTTCAATGGATAATTCTACATATCCAACCAAAATATCAGAACAAATCAAAATCTAGAAGCACTATACAACGATGATATTAATCACCATCAAATGTTAAATTAACACATACTAAAAGttcaaaacaaataaatgaagGTATAAAAACTTAACAGGACTAATCTTAACTAATaaccaaaataacattcaaatatcaaattttcttaaaatctCTTCTGTTAACGAAACTGAATTTTTTATGGTTAACCAAAAAACCGAATTTGGTCAGTTAATTcagttaaaaataaaagaatattagcAACAAATTATGTAGCaacaaattataaattgaatttcaGGACCATGTCAAATTTTCCTAGAAAACTTCAAGTgaataaaaattttgagaaagCAGTCCAAAAACTCCAACACTCAAATAAACTACATATGAAAACTACATACAAATTTTTTAAGATAAGGATTGATGTATCAGTATCTTAACCTCAGTTTTCTTCAAGTAACCAAGTTACATACACTCAACACCTCAAACAAATTATGAAGGTATAACCTTGTAATGACTTACCTTGATTGCAGCACCAAAACATGACTCAGCAGTTGTACTACTCGGAAACTCTGTCAAAGGATAGAGGAAGTAATACTTGGTAAGAATGAATTCAGTGATGAAATGAAACTGAAACACCCTCAACTGGCATGCTAATACCAAAGAATAGATTCAAGACTCTAAAACCCACCTGGTACACTAATTCTCTAGTGTGACATAGAACAAGTGCAGCAGCTTGCCCAGCAACAGGTTCAATTTGCTGAAGAGTTGATAGAACAAAAACAGCTATTTTCCCCATTTCAAATTTTTCTTGGCAAATCACATCCATTCCCAGAATAACTTAAGGGATGCACTCGTGTTGcactaatgaaaagaaaataaaaccctAGTAGACGAACCCTCAGTATATTATAAATGTTCTTCTTGATCCTTTAATGGAAAGATACCAAACCAGTTATCGTGTCGTAATGATGAATATAGATATTGATATTACCTGAATAATACAAGCTTGAACAAGTCAGAATCAAAGAACAACCAAACCAAATCAAGTGAATCAGGCAATGCAGATGAAGCATATTCATATATAAGCTATATGTTCAGCTGCAGGCAAGTCCAACTAACTTAGAatgaatgaattattaaaaattaaattaaaaaagtatatataaaaaaaaaaaaaaaaaagagtttaaatgaACAGTTTGAATTAACAGAAAAGAAAAGCTATGATAATTTTGAAGACTTTCATGCCTAGATAAATTAagttgaaaaattataatttgaaggCAAAGTATTTCAAAGATTACTACAAAGCATATCCCGTAACAACAAATGCTTCATCCAAAACtgtaaatcaaaataataaagcaCCAAACTTGTATACTGCCCCCCATTATAAGTCACTAAAAGCAAGAAAAACGAAATGACTTAATTCATGGAATTCACGAATGTTAACATCAGACATAAGTTTAAAACTTTGCCTTCGGAAGGATGTTCAAAACCAGAATCCACAATAGATCGAAGCAGCTCTGGTTTCAGCAGAAAGTCTCTGAATCCCGAACTGTGAATTCCAACATACCCCCTACACCacataaaaaagaaatgaaacaaattaaaatcaaactgcTTTACACTAAAACTAGCATAAACTGGTAATAAATTGCTAACCTGTTTTTCCACCATAAACTGGTATATTACGATCCTTAATCAGCTAATAACTTAAACAAGATTAAGCTTCAGCAgcacttttgatttttttagaactAACATCATATGATATAGACAACATCTTTTACCTATTCATGATTCCTAATCATGAAAGTATAACTCTCCTGTAGATTTATTTAATGGGATTTTTTACTCTCAAGTAATTTGAAGTTGGGAATAAGAGTTGTTAATTTCTTGACTAATACTTTCAAGCTCCAAACTGAGAAACAAGTTCTCTAATTTCTTATTGCAAATTCATGAGAAAAAGATTGTTCATAATTTAATGGCAAGTTCTCTCTAAATTTGTGTTTTCGAGTTTCCTACATTCAAGTTTCTATTTTCAATATCATCATTTATCAAAAGGGCAAATGAAACCACATGAATGCCTTAACAGAACAAAGTAAAATAGAGATGGTCTTTCAAGCATTTAGTAGCATAGTTGCATACATTGATCATTTGGCGGAAGCCCCTGAAATTACATAAACATCGGTATTCCTTACCTTCAGCTTCTTGACTAATTCTTCAATGCCGGACGAAATCCTAGAGATCAGTAAGAAGAATAATGAACTAGGCTATCAAACATCATATCAAAGAGAAGATTAAAAAGAAAggcaaacaataataaaaaatcgTTAATTCATTGAGGAGTTGATGCCCTTCAGTAGTCATTTTTAGTagagggcaaaatgcaatttaGCTCTTAATACAAaagcctccatgatacttttatccaatattcttatattaaatgCAATCATTAACTATTAATATATTGATTCCCAATGCATTGAAGGAAAAATTACTTTATATGGTAACCTTAAAGATTAACTATATCTAAAGAAAGTTAAGATGAATTTACTAACCTCAAGATCAGTAGCACCATCACCAATCATGACTAATGCCTTGTATCCCTTAACCtggaatttttttttggttagacTTGGAAAATGAACTTTTAGCCGGCCAATACAAAAAAGCCACAAGACTCACCTTTCTTATTTGTTGAACAGCAGTAACTTTTCCTTCACTCCTCCAAGTGGGCTCATTAACATCGAATCCCAAAAACTCCCCAGAACTTCCAAAGAGCAGCTGATTGGCAAAAATGTTTTCTTGCGGAATTCCAAGGATTGATGCAACATGCTACAAAAATGCTTCTCAATTAACTATTTTCTGGCAGTAGTTGGCCAATGGTTAACCATTGGAAGAttataataatatacaataacaTGGCTCTCTCAATAGTAACAAACTTACATGCTGTACAATGACTCTTACTGATGACAACATTACCCATATCAcactttcataattttatatctaATTGGTTTTTTAGAAGTCACCATTTGCTGCATGTGTAATATCTAATGTCAAGTAAGGATTGCCATTTCGTGTTTTCCAGTTTCCTACATTCAAGTTTCcattttcaatttcatcaaaatattgCAAGTGATTTCAGATCTACATTTATCAGAAGGGCAAATGAAACCACATGAATGCCTTAACAGAATAAAGTAAAACAGAGATGGTCTTTCAAGCATTTAGTAGCATAGTTGCATACATTGATCATTTGGCGGAAGCCCTCAGAAATTAGATAAACATCGGTATTCCTTGCCTTCAGCTTCTTGACTAATTCTTCAATACCGGGCTAAATCTTAGAGATTAGTAAGAAGAATAATGAACTAGTCTATCAAACATCATGTCAAAGAGAAGattaaaaagaaagacaaaaaagaataaaaaaatctttaattCATTGAGGAGTTGATGCCCTTCAGTAGTCATTATAACTTGTATGGGAATTAAGGATTATCAACCACATAAATGCTACCTAGAATATCAAACACATTGAAGAAGATGCCAATAAACAAGGCTGACAATATTTGAATTGAAGAACTGGAGAAATTTGATAGCCAAGATAACAAACCCTTCCTTTATACTTCTTATCAAATTACAATCAACAAgttaatatgtaaaattttggAGCAATTTTCAAAGTAAGAGACAGAAAAAAAGAGACCTGCAAGTCAAAGTTTCATGCAAATAAAAGTTCTAAAACCTTAAGTCCAAGTACTGCAATGAACATATATTCCATTTTTCAACTAAATCCAATGAAGAAAAAACCCTTAAATCATaagaaaacacacacacacacacacacagagaAATACCAATTGGACTGATAGTTGATCCTCTTTCAGTTGAGACCAAAACTGCTGGTCCTTGTACTTCTGGTTACTCATcttaacaaaacaaaacaaaaacatacACCTACTCATCCTGTGCCCCAGATATTCTTTAAGAGCTTAGACTATCATTTAATGGAATAAGGAGAAGAATCATTCTACCTTAACATTCGCCAAAGCAATTATATAGTTTTAGATGAACTATTGCTACCAAAATTGTGCAAATAATAAACTAAGctcaaaatcagaatcaagagAAAACAAAGGTGTACCAATTTACGAGCTAAAAACAGACAGCAACTatgaaaatatcagccatagAACGTGCTTGTTAGATATATCAAAAATCAATAAATACTATCTCTGTGCGgtgattttagaattaaaaagaaaatgagatcaaacataaaatatttaaacaaaaaacaGAGATGATGTTGCCTCCATCTGATTCAGACAGATCTAGCTTAGTCAATCAAAAATAAATCTCAAAACCACAAATACCCATAAAGATCTCAATGAACACCAGATCAAAACATGCAGATATATCAAAAGGCAaacaaaaacccaaaaacccagtatgggatcaaaagaaaatttttattaaagaaatcAAATCTAAAGAAAAGGAATAAAAGAAAGGTACCAAATGACTAGAGAGGATGACTTTAGAGCCATGACCCATCAAATACTTGATGGTGGAAACAGCAGCACGGATTCTTGTGTCATCAGTTATGTTGAAGTTATCATCCAATGGAACGTTCAGATCAACTCTAACAAACACTTTCTTTCCCTTCAAACCAGCTTCCTTCAAGTCCCCAGCACTCTTCTTTGTAGCCATGGTAGTAGCACTTCTTCAACAACAACCAAACGGATAAAAAACGTTACACCCAAAAAAAGGATTAGAGAACCGATCTGCAAAATCAATAAGAAAATGGGAGTATTCAAAGTGAGAGCACCTACGAAGATAAGAGAGGCGGATATATCTAGACAGTGAAAAGAAACGAAGGACCGAGAGAAAAAGAGTAATGAGAGAAAAATAGTAGCTAAATTTTATTTGGGAGATTCAGGGCGAGCGACATAGATGAGAAGAAGAGGGAGTTTGGGAGTGAGCGAGATTTTTTTGGAGTGAGCTGGTAAGCAATAAGCTATAATGgcctctttttttttgtaaaattatggccttttgcggcgttttcaaaACAAACGCCACTATTACTcaaattttttgcggcgtttttagtaaaaacgccactatagcgtaattttaatttttttcattttaacatattttttattttttctttcacaaTTTTTGTGCTGAGATTAccattttttggaatttttttaattttgaatattaaactttttaactgaaatatggattaaaatattaaatattaaatatttaagtattttatattttatattttaatttttaatttttaatttttaatttttaattttttaaattttaaattttaatttttttttgaagatttttataatttttaaattatcgtataaaatacaaaaggaaaatttaacagaaataaaatgaaatcgataaattaaaaaaatataaaatgacacAGCAAATTTAATTGTTTATCAAAATAACCGAGCCGTTGTAGCAGAAAATGAGGTAGCTAGAATATGATATTCCAGTAAAATAAGATGAACATGGTGAATGTAGTTACTAACCTAAAAGTGAAGTCAGCCTTGTTCAGAGGAATCGACAACCTCGTTGAATTCACCAAATATATTTGGGCAACAGAGGGGACACTCGACGGCTATGCAGCAGATGCACAGAGCGAAGGCGATGGAGGAGATGGGTTGCGATGCACAGGGTGAAGGCAATGGAGGAGATGGTTTGCGATGCACGGGGCGAAGGTGATGGAGGGGATGGGTTGTGATGCACGGGGCGAAGGCGACAAACGAAAATGTTTAAGTTAGAACTTTATTTTGTTTGTAATGAAATGGCGCCgttcaaatcaaattttatccCTTGTTGTTAATTGTCGTCCATTAAGCCAAATGGTAATGCAATTTGGCGGCATTTTTTAGAAATGCAACTAAATGTTTAATACTATAAACTGAAACTGCATCGTTTTAGTTGACTAAAAATAGAATTTGCGGCGTTTTCTGGCTAAGCGCCACTAAATTTTTTTCTCCTATACTGTGCCGTTTGTacaaattttaatacattttaatgcctttttttgtttatcaatttttttaaatctaatattttaaatatgtttagattaaatatttttaaatataaaagcattagttggttgattgtataaaattttatcatttaacaaatctcaagtttatctattatatatataaaagtttatctattttctcttaaataatttaaactatattcataattttaatatattaaatttaatattatctcttttacaattatataataaaatatttaatatataaattaaaaaatactaattaatctaaaccctaacccctaacccttaacccttaacccttaaaccctaaaccataaaacataaaccctaaatttCTACCCCTTAACCTCTAACCCTTACCCCCTATCATCTAAACTTTACACGGCtagagtttaatttatttttataattttgaaacgattaaataaaaaaatttccattattcAAAGGgataaagtgcaattttacctttaaaattttaaaaaatttcaaaaaaccgaaatgaaaaatttttcattttagagggGCAAAGACCCTTTCAACCCCTTACTTATGccccaaaatatatattaattatagggtttaggatttaattgaatatgaTTCACTTGAGATTAACATACTACCCATGGccattaaaccttaaaccataaaaccctaaaccatagacCTTAGACCTTAGACCttaaatattaaaccctaaacccaaaaataaatttaatcaatattaagtattgcttccataatttattatgaacataagcttttacattaatacctatgtatatacatatcaacatccatatgatgttttttggggtttagggttttaagggttATAGATTAATGTTTAGtgttttttagggtttaaggattttaggggttatagattagtgtttatgattttttggggtttagggttttaggggttatatgactttttGCTGCGTTTTgagcaaaaacgccgctattgctctgttttttAACGGCATTTTACCAAAAACACACAGAGAAAATGATTGGGGAATTGCTTtcgggaaaatcgattgacttgagacaattcctaagaaaaaatccacctagactttacttgttattctggctcctaATCGAactatttattcattcaacttgttccgtagagatccctaagttatgttattatccctattcaagactaataacgtctaatccctagattgaataaccgagaattttctctaattaacactctagggttgcattaactcgatctatggatccctttattaggtttcaccctaatccggtaaaatcttatcaccctatttctaggcgcgcaataaactccgcttaattatgacaaatgtactcttagacagggtctattcctcctctgaataagagcatgtcttgaatcagtatcctaggatatcaaaacaagaattaagaacacataattaagaacaagttaaatattaatcatacgattcagaaaataataacaagattcgtcttaggtttcatcccccttaggtatttaggggatttagttcataactaaataagagtacatctcaaaagtatgaaaataacaaaacataaagaaaactctaaaacccctgaaggaattctgagagagatctttagtcttggagtagcttcggcttttgggatggatcgtctaatttccttcaagtaattcccgacGTGTGGTTTTGTtctccagaaaagttctggagggGAGCCAccctttctaagtcatacttagggtgtttatataggctttggattggctttcttcctccctaagtatccttttctgtgtaaaatacaactctttgaaaaaggggcactcccgtgtgccacggccatgtgacgtgattgccaggccgtgttcgatccgttaaattgcacacggccgtgtgggtcaatggccaggccgtgtgaatcataaaagccttggtcgacaccctcgaacgacacgggcgtgtgaacaacccgtgtggcaaggcttaggcatTGTCATATTCTCAatttggtccattttgtcccttttggctcctttttggctccttttgactcttggtgctctcttgagtacaaaacatgaaataaccggattaagagcaccaaaatccacaaatctagtgataaacatccataaatatgctaagtatttggggtaaaaatatgtataattaggtgtttatcaaatacccccatacttaagcatttgcttgtcctcaagcaaaactctcatttactgctagaattcattcctctcaatcacataatcattactgataatgttacaagttattctgtagaaaatcatacagtgagaatttaactataggggcattaaaagccttAAACAATCTAAATCGCATGTTTTGAcaataaaatcataggtaatctcattcctctaagtaattaactttagtcctaaatatacatgagatgacatcctcactaaagattcactcaaatcactcaaagtgtttaaggttcaagattaagtactcgattgtctaacatgagaagttattaccataggcttgcatgaaaatcaaatctccaccacttgtaaatgatatgatacacaaatcaaaaggtctttgcatggttgtaacggggtttaggttacgggtatggatacaagctgaagagacaaaggttagaatcgagataatttcaatatattacccctctattaaaaacttaattactgaatcacaaacaaatatctaaaactatattacataagctcatgacaactttagcctgctgagaattacaataataataatgagttttttttaagaacaaatcaagtcaatacagtatagaaatcatacttcctgattcagtaacaaaaaatggtgaacatagtgaggtaacaatattaaaaataatcccgataaaaaaaagggtaaattaagt comes from the Gossypium hirsutum isolate 1008001.06 chromosome A06, Gossypium_hirsutum_v2.1, whole genome shotgun sequence genome and includes:
- the LOC107962834 gene encoding phosphoserine phosphatase isoform X1, which gives rise to MATKKSAGDLKEAGLKGKKVFVRVDLNVPLDDNFNITDDTRIRAAVSTIKYLMGHGSKVILSSHLMSNQKYKDQQFWSQLKEDQLSVQLPGIEELVKKLKARNTDVYLISEGFRQMINHVASILGIPQENIFANQLLFGSSGEFLGFDVNEPTWRSEGKVTAVQQIRKVKGYKALVMIGDGATDLEGVCWNSQFGIQRLSAETRAASIYCGFWF
- the LOC107962834 gene encoding phosphoserine phosphatase, chloroplastic isoform X3 is translated as MATKKSAGDLKEAGLKGKKVFVRVDLNVPLDDNFNITDDTRIRAAVSTIKYLMGHGSKVILSSHLPGIEELVKKLKARNTDVYLISEGFRQMINHVASILGIPQENIFANQLLFGSSGEFLGFDVNEPTWRSEGKVTAVQQIRKVKGYKALVMIGDGATDLEGVCWNSQFGIQRLSAETRAASIYCGFWF
- the LOC107962834 gene encoding phosphoserine phosphatase, chloroplastic isoform X2, translated to MATKKSAGDLKEAGLKGKKVFVRVDLNVPLDDNFNITDDTRIRAAVSTIKYLMGHGSKVILSSHLMSNQKYKDQQFWSQLKEDQLSVQLPGIEELVKKLKARNTDVYLISEGFRQMINHVASILGIPQENIFANQLLFGSSGEFLGFDVNEPTWRSEGKVTAVQQIRKVKGYKALVMIGDGATDLEDFVRH